TTGCGGCTGAAGAGCGAATCTGCAAAAGTATAAAGTAACAAAAAAAAGACTGTCATTTCTCGCGTACTCAAAAGCCCCTTATTGACACGACGGAATCAATTTCTTGCATACTCTTGCGTTGAAGAACGAGCCTCTCGcatctcctctttccacttTCCGTCTCAGTCCCATTCAACCCATTTTTAGAAGCTTTATTCTTCACCATGTCCCAGGCCCATCGACCTACATGGAATCCTGCCCAAGGCCGGGAAACCAAAGCCGGTTCTCAACAAATCTCCAAATTGTCCCTCGCAGCGCATACCAAACTCAAGTTTCGCCAACCGGGCCAGACCAACACGTCGGACGTCGCGAGAAGAGATTTGAAAGCGGAGCTCTTAGCAGCGGAGAGGGCAGCTTTGGAtaagaagaggaaggcgGAGGGATTGCCGCCTTTGGCACCGTTGGGATCCCAGCAGGATGGGCAGTTGAGGATAGAAGGAGCAAGGGACggggaggaggatgaggcggcggcgaagaggaggaagataTTGGAAGAAGCGGCGGAGATGGATaaggatgatgagagtgagagtgaagaggaggaaggagagagtaaggggaaaggaaaggcagaggatgatgaggatgaagacgacgatgatgagTGGGTTTTTATGATTCTCTATAGTCAAGCAGAGGCTTGTTGTTCATGATCTGACTTCTTTGAGCAGCAGCGATGATGATTCGGACGATGAGGACGATACAGCAGCATTAATGGCAGAGCTTGCAAAAATCAAGCAAGAACGAGCCGAAGAAAAAGCCCGTCTGGTGCGCCCCATCCCCATAACCTTACCTTGCCTTGCCAGAAACTGACCCTACGCCGTTGTTGTTCTGTAGGACGCTGAAGCAGCTTCTAGCGCAGCCATATCCCGCGAAGCTGAGATCGCTACAGGCAACCCTCTGATGAACCTCCAAGCCGCTCTCGGCACCGCGACCGATAGCCCACGGGCAACTACATCCATTGCATCGACATTTGCGGTCAAGAGGAGATGGGACGATGACTTGATTTTCAAGAACCAGGCTGTTGGGATTGATGATAAGCCCAAGAAGGGAGAGTTTGTCAATGACTTGCTGAGAAGCGAGTTCCACAAGAAGTTTATGAACAGGTTCATCAAGTAGAAGCGGAGGGGGGACGAACTGTACCACACCTGGATATTGTCATGCATTATACATATATGAAATCGTTCCCAGTGATTATCTGCGATGCATACATGCCTCAAATGATAGCCATGGACAGATGCAATTCTGGCAAAACTGTGCTAAGAAATGTGACCGGATGCCGCCTCCACCGATACCGGCTTTGTTGGAAATTGGGTGTTCGTTTTCCAATAGCCTTTCCAATAATCCTTCCAATAACCGTTCCCTTTCCAACATCCATTTCCCccatctcttttctcttttgcCTTTCTACAACCTCAACACACAGAACATATCCACAATGCTCTCTGCTCTCCGCCCCATCGCCCGACCCCTCGCTGGCTCTCTTAGGACCCACATCGCACCCAAGCCTGCCGCGTTCAGGTTCTCTGCTCTTAGGTTCGCCTCTACCAGTGCGTATCGTCTCCCCTCTCATTGGTCTAAATCCCCTCTCGGTATTGCGCTGACATTTTCTTCTCTATATCACTCATTCCATCTCACTACCATTCTGAATCGTATACCACAATCGTCTACTGGCCCGCCCCACAGCCAAGTACAGCACTGACCACGAATGGGTCACTTTTGACTCTGACACCAACGTTGCTGTCGTCGGTATCACCGACTACGCCCAGAAAGCTTTGGGAGATGTCGTCTTTGTCGAGTTGCCCTCTGAGGGTACCGAAGTCGCCCAGGGTGGTAAGTCTTGCCGTTTATTTCTCTGTTCCTGTCGCTTCGTTATCTTGGCGCGCGAATGCTTGGAAGATCTACAAAGGGTATTAGATGCTGACATGCAATTGCATAGACTCTGTTGGTGCTGTTGAGTCTGTCAAGGCTGCCTCTGACATCTACGCTCCTGTTTCTGGTGTCGTTGAGTCTATCAACGAGACCCTCGCCGACCAGCCTAGCTTGTTGAACAAGTCTCCCGAGAAGGACGGTACGTCATACCCTCATACCCGTGGCCATTTTGATATGTAACGCTAACATGGTTACCATCGATTAACAGGCTGGCTCTGCAAGGTCAAGCTCTCTGACCCCGCCGAGTTTGACGACCTCTTGTCTCCTGACGCCTACAAGGCCCACTGCGAGGGTGCTTAAAGGAGCTTCATTAAAAAAAGGGGATTAACTTTCTGTCTCTCAACAGATTCAATTATTTTCACGGGATGTGGTGATGTAGGCATGCAAATCGAAACGTTGTCAATATTGCACCCAGATTCACTATGGTTATCATCACTCACCTTTGCAATAAATATACATGAGACTTGCATGATTGAGAGACGTGAAAGGACAACAGATAAGCATACGTGGTGTCTCATATGGGAGACTGACGCTTACTTTTCAACACCAGGAAAAAGCCAGCAGAGTATGTTAATGATGGGTTTTCCTGCTAATTCATTTAAAGGTCATCTTTCCGTGGCGGCACCACTTGATCTACTCTCAGGGGTTTAACATGGGGAAAGATTTTGAGCATAAAAGCAGGAAAGACTTCCTTGCTCATTTTTCTCGTCAAGCACTCCCAACGAAACACTCATCACCCAACTACTGCATAGCTAATACAAGTACGGTTTCTTTTACACCTCACCTTGGCTCAACAAAACACCAACCCTTAAGAGTAGCACTCATTCTCGATTGAGATCATGCCATCTAGAAACTAAGAGTTGTATGCATATTCTTTTTCTCTGTTTGCTGATCATGATTTGGACACGCTGCGTGTTTACGTCGTTTCCTCTCTTTATTCTAATCCCGTTCTCAGCCCCAATTCCTATATCGTATATGTGATTATACGCTCTCAACAAAATCAGAGCCGGAAGTAGACCCAAATTCTAGAAAATATCCAGTATTCCCGAGCGCCTGACTGTCCGTATCATCCCTCATATCAAACTTTCACCACTATGAGCATCGCAAAGTGTGTTATCATGGAGGAGTCGGAGTTACAAAAAATATTTCTGCCTCAAAGGGCTTCGTCACGATATAACGACCTTGGACATTCATCCTTTGAAATACCAGGGCATAATAGTCGGAAGTAACGAGGAAATCTGAAAGGATGCGTCTTCTGAAAAGGGCTTTTGTATCGTGTCGACTCCCCGCGGCAAAAGGGAGGGCGTGTACATACTTGTAAGAAATGGACCGTATTATAAGGTCCATTTCGTTGGGCCACGGTTTTGGAACGGATGCCCTTCATATTTCAGCCATCGCTTTCAATTTTCAAAAATAAATTGTTCAAGATGGATTACCAGGAAAATTCCAATAATAGTGGAACCTCCACAAACAACCTGCGACAGCGCATGATGGATTACCTTATCAGGACAGAGCAGAGTATGTCTTTACTTAATATCATCCTGGGCAAAAGTAGCTGATATTTCGGTTTATCAATAAGCAACCCAGCCGGAGCCATTCACATATATTCTGCACAAGGCACCCTTTGATGCTCAAGCTTATGAGGCCGAAGAGGAAGTCGATCAACATCTTGGCTATCTGTCAGATTTTGAGTCAGCATCGACCGCATCACCAAGACAGTCCCCACAATCTCCTATCATTTGGAGCGACGTCCCTAGCGGAATGACGTGGGATAATTCTGAGCTTGAGAGGCAATCAGCCTTTGACTATTCTACCGCTTGGCGAAACCGTTGTGACTCTACCGAGGACAGTATTCAAGTGCCTATCATGACAGACAGAGGAATTGTATATCAATCGGCTGAAGAGGAGTGTGATGTGTGCTGCAGCTATCTTTTGAGCAAGAACTCTCAGCAGCTAATGACTGACAGTTCTTATCAACCTCCAAGTCACTTACAAGATTCTCAGTGGGATGTGCCAACCCTGCGACCAATGGAAGACATGAATCGAAAGACAGCTTCGTCGGGCTGTAGTACGCCATATGGAGGACAAAGTCCCCCCGTGAAACCCGAAGATTTACAAAATAGTCCTTCGACTTTGTTTGATAAAAGTTATAAAGATGGGGAGTCAGGGTCGGCCACAGATACTGGCTTGTCGACATCTGGTAGTGATATATAGCAACACCTTCCAGGGACAGAAAACAAACAAGAGACTTGCCTTATTATTCGTTTGTCTAAGGATACAAGTCTGGAATGCATTCAAGATTATCTCTGTAATATAAAAAAGTTAGCATTTTTATTCAATGACACCCGATTTCGCTCACAGAGGGCACGATGGACACGTAAGACTAGTCGCAACTTCCTCTTTGGAGCGAACACAATGACTGTTGACACCCGAACCAACCTGATTGGTTCCAATCCCagtaaaaaaaaaaaaaaaaaaaaaaaaaacatacCCACAATAACCCATTCAAGTTCCAAGACCTCTAGCATTGAAGGCTATTGATTGATAAAATGGGAAAAGAGGTAAAGGTCGTTTAAAATAAATTTACCAGAAAGGTGTGAAGACACCGTGGTTTGACTAGCGATTCAATCTTACATGTTTCAGTAGCCGTCTCGATATCATCAGCGGTTCTCGCCTGTCCTCGCCCTTTCACAATGGCGGATACCGTTCCAATGAGTTACTCTTTTATTTTCTTTTATTGAAGTATGTAGTATCACATATATATGATAGTGATGTTCGAGTTGTAGGTGTATATTGATGGGTCGGCAAGGCGAACAACTTTGCTGGATCAATCGCGTACGTACAAAAGAGAAATAGATAATAGGATCGTTCACGAGGATGGCAGGTCTGGTCCCTAGTTAGTAGATCAATGAAGGCTGCAGCTTACTACCAGGTACAACTATTCATCCCTTTCGTCCTTGTGCAgcatctccatctcctttGTCCCGTATTCTTTCCTCACTGAATGACCTACTGCTCGTCGTTGCTGTTCTGTCATTTATGCCATTGAGATCCAACGTATTCGAGGTGAGATAATGTATCGGACGAGGTGTAAGAGTCCCGGATCCGGAGTCAGACGAAGAGCCGTCAGTGGATTGGAAACGGGTGATAGGGTAGGGTTGTGGGGTTCGGGCGGTGTGCTGTAAGCTGTTTGGGTATAAAAAATCAGAGGAGACATAAGTAAAAGCTGCGAAGAGTGTCGGGTCGATGCTTACGGGTTGAAAGAGGAGTAATCGCAGTGCACATAAGCTCGAATTACACCATCCAAGCTGCAGAGTGTCAGTATGTCGGAAGAGAGATACCCGTCAAGGACTAACCTTTCTATCACACATCTGTGCACCAATTAACAAAATTTCTGAGATTCGAATGGGTACCAACTCACTGTATAGTTTCCCCGACATCATGGGCGTAATGCAGTGAACTTGTCTTGGGAAGGATCACATCAACCTCCACAATTAGATCATCTCTAAATGCCTTGTCAATTCGAGATTCTACACAAAGGGAAGCATTTGCCTACCCGATATGATAACATTCAATATCTGCAATCTCCAAAACTGGGTTGAACCTCGAGACAAGATACAGTACTCGTGAAATTTGATCAGCAGATGCAGTTTTACCGGACACTAAATTAATTCATCAAGAATATAACGTTAATCAATCTGACACAGAATGTAAAGAGAGGACTGGAAACCCACAGTTTGCAAAGTTTTCGAGAAGAGTTTTAATCCATTCTACGATGATATACGCCGAAAGGATCATACCTCCAATCGGATCTAGTAATCTCCAACTGAGTAACGAACCAAACCACTGTTTATATACAGTAAGTCTATATTCGGCGGATAGGGGTTAATTGAATTGCGTACCGGGAAAGCCAGAGACATGGTATTAAAAAACACATCGTTCTCCGCATCCTGTGCAAGTGCTTGCACACCGGATGAAGGAATACGGGAGCACCAAACCCATCTGTTTGTATTAGCACAGGCTCACCATCATATAAATTTGGCTTCTACGTACAAGGTTGCTTTGATACCGATTGTGACAAGCATAATCCTGGTTTGTATGTTAGTGACATCCTTCTTCGATCAAATCAGAAACCTACCCCACACCTAAAGGTCCAAGGTCAATAGGCCTGTCTTCTGGAGGCCCAATAGTCCTTTTGAATGACTCTATGAATACCTGCACGAAAGATGCAATCATCGCTACCGAGAAGATTAACTGTTTTCATTAGTCCACTATTTCATTTCCGACGTTCAAAAACGAGAGGCGTACCACTCCTAATGGTTCAAACCTCCTTTTTCCTGCGGGGTATTTGTGTGCGTCTGTCTTCATGCCTATTGCCAGACTAGTTCCGAGGATAATGAATGTGCTTAAAAGGTCTAAGGCAGAGTCGACGAGTGAAGCAACAAGGGAGATAGACGATGAATACAGAACGGCAGTGGCTTTTCCTCCGACAAGAAGGACGTTCACTATTGTATTTACTAGAAGAAGTGTGATTATGGCTCAAGGATTACCACGAAGAGTGGAACGTACTATTGAGGGCTAGTCGAGCAAGtttctccctcctctcAGCTTTGGCATCTCCTAATAATGGTGTTCCTTCCCCTGGATTTCCATTCCCGTCCCTATCCCCATTCGctcctctttctccatTCACTCTCCAGTAGCTATCCCTCCTTGTTGCTTTCGGGCTGGCCAACTCTTCTTCGAGATCACCTAATCTTTGCAAGTATGTTCGTGAGGGAGCAAAAGATAGCGCGATGTTGTGTGTCAATTCTCCTGATAGGATTCCATCTACCTCGAGATAATGCTCGTGCAAGAGCGCAAGGTTGCGATAGTACGGGCGTAACTTTTTTGGGAGTTTTGATATTTCATTATCACTTACGGGCAATCCGTCAAAATCACCGCTCCTCTCATGCTGACTGATGATTCCTTCCCTACGGGCTTCTTCAAACGTCATTCCCCTCCCTCGCCGAAGAGCAAGGGGCGATTGGGTAGCCAGGAGGGGTGTTGGTGACCATTGGCCTTCAGGTTCTGGAGGATGAGAGGGACTGTGAAAATGACTGTTGTGACAAGATGTGGTACCAAGGGATGAGGAAATTCGGGGCGAGCGATGACTGTTAGAGGAACTATAAGAGGTTGCGACAGAATGTTGAATCGGAGGTCTTGTATCTGCCATCTTGTCCGATGCAGTTCCTGACATGGAAATAGGGACTTCTCTTGATAAAAATGGGAGAGACATGCACTCCTCGTTTGGTGCAGCATTTATGACTCACCACCTCCTTTGGCCCGTGCCTCCTTTCCCGTCAACTTCCCGTTGAAATATATATAGGGACCTGACTGCCTTCATATATAATCATTGGTAGTCACGTGAtaaggaaaggaaaggcGGTTCCCGCCGACTCCTGGTCCTGGTCAGAAATTTCTGTATTGATGACTTTCGCGGTCTACGAAAGTTGTTGGTGGACCATACAAACAAGTTTATATCCAACGAAAGATGTCAATCGACCCAGCCGGATCGCAGGCACCTCGCCAACTCCCCATCAACCTCTTCACCAGGTCTTCAACAGATGCCATCCCCCAGTCTACCTACTTTATCCCCTCCGCCTGGCGTCGATTCCAGCTTTCAGAGCTCATAAACCAGGTTCTCGGCAACACCGCTGAAAATGGAAGTAAACCTGTGCCATTTGACTTCCTTGTGAATGGTGAAGTTCTTAGGGGTAGTTTGGAGGCGTGGGTAAAAAAGAacagaggaggagatgaagaaagTCAGATTGATGTTGAGTATGTGAGGAGTGTGATGCCGCCAGAGGAGGCTGCGAGGGTCGAGGTCGAGGATTGGGTGTCTGgcttgagcttgagcaGGAAAGGGTACGTTTCAACTATGCTGAAGCGGTTTCTTTGCTGACGTCGTCACAGATATGTGCTTCTTTCGTCCTACCTCTCTCACCTGCAAGTCCTCCCTCTTTCAGCTGCGGCTCAATCATCCTCTGCTCTTTACACTCTTCCACTCCCAACTTCTCTTGGTGCTACATCCTGTACCTGGGTTTCCCCTCAAAGTCAAGAAACCGACATCCTCGTCGCTGCTGGCGGTGTTGACCGTCAAACCCACGTCTATTCTATTCCCTCTCTCTCACCCGACACTGCCGATGCTCCTCGGGAAGTCTACACCCTTCACGGCCACACCGGTCCCGTCTCTTCTGTCATCGCTAGCTCTTCCGGTAAAGAAATTGTAACCGGCTCATGGGACGGTAACATTAATCTCTACGTCCTTCCCGACGCCGAGCCAACAGAACATCAAGTTCCTGCTGACCCTGTGTCTTATCTCCCCGGTCAAGGTACCAAGAAACGCCGGAAGCTCGAGAAAGACCAAGAAAAAGCTCCCATAGAGGGCCTCACTGACGGCGATGCTACCGGCGAAGGTGGATGGAGGCGTGCGCCCGATGCTGTCATGCGCGGCCATACCGGAAGAATCGGCGGCCTCGTTTGGGACAAGCTTGACAGTGGCAAAATTTGGAGCGCTGGGTGGGACGGAAGCGTGCGTGGATGGGAAGTGCAGACTGGTGCTTCTGGAGTATTGAGACAGGGTCCGTTTGACAAGTCTGCGTTGTGTGTAGATCAATGGAAGATGAATGGTACATTGGCGACTGGAAACATGGACAGGACGATTTGTCTTTGGGATACTCGACAAGGTCAGTCACTTACATCCCATCGCCAGCTACACATTTAACACAATTTCTGTAGCTACCTCCCTCATTTCCCTTACCCTCCCTACCACATCCCCCGTCCCCTCTGTTACTTGCCATCCCACTTCTCCCTTCACCCTCGCTTCTGCCACTTACTCTGGTGTCGTCCAAATTTGGGATATCCGATCACCCAAGACTGCCCTGTTCACTGTCTCAAAGGCACAGAGCAAGTTGGCCGATCCCAATAGGAAGGTCACCAAGAACGGCAAGGTTTTGGGTGAGAGGTTGTTGGCGGTTGACTGGGATGGAGACGTTTTGGTTGCCGGTGGTGAAGACGGTGAGGTTGGAATTTGGCGAGCGAGAGGAGAGTAAGGTCGGGATATATATCGAGGGTGTATGCATAGAGCTGTTTAAATTATGATTTTGTCGTTTTTTCGCTGTTTTAACGACCTCTCCAAGCGGAATGCGTCCCCTTGCACCGAGGCATTCCAAAAGCCCTTCCCCTTCAAAACGACTAAATAATACTGTACTATTAGGCGATGCCCCACCATATCGGCTGAAAAGTATTCCATTGAACACAGATGGGGTACATCATTGACTTGCTTCCGACGAACCTCAGGGTAACTCTGCTTGCAACTACCTGTTGACAGCTATAATTGGAATCTTATCAGTCTTCTTGTGACACCCGCCGTCATCCTTCTTGCTAGACTCATCCCTCTTATGTGATCCTACTCCTCACAGGTATCTTGCACTCCCTCTCGAGGCAATCTCGTTATTTTTCGATAACAGTTCCCGCCAATGGttactcttcttctgttcGCTGCTTTTTTTTGAATGCCTGATACTCCAATCGCTGCTTGCAGAAGTGTTCCAAAGGCCACAAATCTAGTATATATCACTTGTGAACAGCTGGATGACGCTGCTGCATTTGTAGAAAAGGTAAGTTGTGACATCCGTTGTGATAGGAATGAAGGATAAATAACTGAAATTCGTTGGCAGGTGTCAAGTATTTTGCGCTGTTGTCCGTCGCCTCCGTTTGCAGTAGTAGAGTCATTATTCAAATTCCTGTATTTATGATAAGATGAAGAGTCCCCCAGTGATAATTTCTCTCTCCGCTGCCTTCTCAGTAGGCATGCATACATAGCGTTGCCTTTCGTAACCCTTCACCCGCCGGTCAACATTTGCATATTGACTGATCAGACCAGAAGAGCCAAGAGTATCAAAGATAGATCCTAGATCCTGTCTTGGAATGCTGCCCCTCCCAACGGCATCAAGACATGCGATGGATAAAGGACGGGATTGGAGGATGAAGCGAATTGTTTCGCACGACTTGTTGAGCTTCATTTACTCGATCAGTATCCTTTCTGGTCGCCAAGGGGTGACAAGACCGATGAGACACCCGTTTTTGAGATCCGTCTTGCACTAGTACTGAGAACGATTCTATATGGATTTGACCCAAGCACTGCAGGCAGTGTGATACGCCTATTCCCTCTCTCTACAGCATACCCACCATTCATGTGCATGTGCACAGAGAAGAAAAGCAACCACGTAGTCTTGGCCAAACGCGTCGCGTCGCATTTAGCCTCCTGGATTGCTTCTGGGCCTTCAGCAAATCGCGGCGGGGACCCTTGTTTCTGATTCTTTCCTGCGTGCATGTTctgaaaaagaaaaaaacaacccttcttctgctgcttcttcaTTGGGGATCCATTGCTGTCCATACAAACTATCATCCACACTTTCGGGCAGGTCCCATAATTCTTGTATCCCACATTCATTCAGTAATCCAGTCCCGACTACCGAAAAGCCAACCAGAAGTCAGTACGACCGCATTTCGGCACACGGAGCACGGCAGCCACGGAATAACAACAACTGCTCGAGCACAGTGAATACGGCCGCATTGACCTCATCCTCTTATTTCCAGTGTCAGCCACCCAGCTACAAATTTGGCCGGCCTGCTGTAGCGAGAGTGTTCTGCTATCCTACCAGTGAGTCTGCCGCACACTATTCACAGCCATTGTTATTAAATTGCTACACATTAGTCATATCCATCAACGCTGCAGAATAGCCTTGAAAGGTCCGACACGATCTGCTGCTATTACCTCCCATAATCTCACCCAGGTTCCAGACTTGTCAATACAGCATCCTTTCAGCTG
The sequence above is drawn from the Cryptococcus gattii WM276 chromosome N, complete sequence genome and encodes:
- a CDS encoding Chromosome organization and biogenesis -related protein, putative (Similar to TIGR gene model, INSD accession AAW47063.1), which produces MSIDPAGSQAPRQLPINLFTRSSTDAIPQSTYFIPSAWRRFQLSELINQVLGNTAENGSKPVPFDFLVNGEVLRGSLEAWVKKNRGGDEESQIDVEYVRSVMPPEEAARVEVEDWVSGLSLSRKGYVLLSSYLSHLQVLPLSAAAQSSSALYTLPLPTSLGATSCTWVSPQSQETDILVAAGGVDRQTHVYSIPSLSPDTADAPREVYTLHGHTGPVSSVIASSSGKEIVTGSWDGNINLYVLPDAEPTEHQVPADPVSYLPGQGTKKRRKLEKDQEKAPIEGLTDGDATGEGGWRRAPDAVMRGHTGRIGGLVWDKLDSGKIWSAGWDGSVRGWEVQTGASGVLRQGPFDKSALCVDQWKMNGTLATGNMDRTICLWDTRQATSLISLTLPTTSPVPSVTCHPTSPFTLASATYSGVVQIWDIRSPKTALFTVSKAQSKLADPNRKVTKNGKVLGERLLAVDWDGDVLVAGGEDGEVGIWRARGE
- a CDS encoding Cation diffusion facilitator, putative (Similar to TIGR gene model, INSD accession AAW47061.1) — its product is MADTRPPIQHSVATSYSSSNSHRSPRISSSLGTTSCHNSHFHSPSHPPEPEGQWSPTPLLATQSPLALRRGRGMTFEEARREGIISQHERSGDFDGLPVSDNEISKLPKKLRPYYRNLALLHEHYLEVDGILSGELTHNIALSFAPSRTYLQRLGDLEEELASPKATRRDSYWRVNGERGANGDRDGNGNPGEGTPLLGDAKAERREKLARLALNINTIVNVLLVGGKATAVLYSSSISLVASLVDSALDLLSTFIILGTSLAIGMKTDAHKYPAGKRRFEPLGVLIFSVAMIASFVQVFIESFKRTIGPPEDRPIDLGPLGVGIMLVTIGIKATLWVWCSRIPSSGVQALAQDAENDVFFNTMSLAFPWFGSLLSWRLLDPIGGMILSAYIIVEWIKTLLENFANLSGKTASADQISRVLYLVSRFNPVLEIADIECYHIGDDLIVEVDVILPKTSSLHYAHDVGETIQCVIESLDGVIRAYVHCDYSSFNPLQHTARTPQPYPITRFQSTDGSSSDSGSGTLTPRPIHYLTSNTLDLNGINDRTATTSSRSFSEERIRDKGDGDAAQGRKG
- a CDS encoding uncharacterized protein (Similar to TIGR gene model, INSD accession AAW47057.1); translated protein: MSQAHRPTWNPAQGRETKAGSQQISKLSLAAHTKLKFRQPGQTNTSDVARRDLKAELLAAERAALDKKRKAEGLPPLAPLGSQQDGQLRIEGARDGEEDEAAAKRRKILEEAAEMDKDDESESEEEEGESKGKGKAEDDEDEDDDDDSDDDSDDEDDTAALMAELAKIKQERAEEKARLDAEAASSAAISREAEIATGNPLMNLQAALGTATDSPRATTSIASTFAVKRRWDDDLIFKNQAVGIDDKPKKGEFVNDLLRSEFHKKFMNRFIK
- a CDS encoding Glycine dehydrogenase (decarboxylating), putative (Similar to TIGR gene model, INSD accession AAW47059.1) produces the protein MLSALRPIARPLAGSLRTHIAPKPAAFRFSALRFASTTKYSTDHEWVTFDSDTNVAVVGITDYAQKALGDVVFVELPSEGTEVAQGDSVGAVESVKAASDIYAPVSGVVESINETLADQPSLLNKSPEKDGWLCKVKLSDPAEFDDLLSPDAYKAHCEGA